In a single window of the Pocillopora verrucosa isolate sample1 chromosome 4, ASM3666991v2, whole genome shotgun sequence genome:
- the LOC131778713 gene encoding LIM/homeobox protein Awh-like isoform X1, whose protein sequence is MVGRHREQAVMLMTTACEEKSTANFTREVGDQSSAHGEKCAGCKGRIMDRYLVKVSGKAWHTGCLKCCMCGLELGKEATCYTKEDKIYCKTDYARQFGTKCARCGRSIHANDWVRRARSSVYHLACFACDACKRQLSTGEEFALKEGHVLCKLHYMESLEVFPPDNSSQDVALSYCTQSDGGIEDMVQDADSEDSPSSGGILKCHKTKRVRTTFTEEQLQILQANFNIDSNPDGQDLERIAQLTGLSKRVTQVWFQNSRARQKKYGTPLFSSSPRTPSAASF, encoded by the exons ATGGTGGGCCGACATCGAGAACAGGCGGTGATGCTG ATGACCACTGCTTGCGAGGAAAAATCTACGGCGAATTTTACTCGCGAAGTTGGAGACCAGTCTTCG GCACATGGAGAGAAGTGTGCTGGGTGCAAAGGCAGAATTATGGACCGATATCTTGTGAAGGTCAGTGGGAAGGCATGGCATACGGGCTGTCTGAAATGCTGCATGTGTGGATTAGAGCTCGGCAAGGAGGCCACTTGCTATACCAAGGAAGACAAGATTTACTGCAAAACCGATTATGCAAG GCAGTTTGGCACTAAATGTGCCCGATGCGGACGAAGTATCCACGCAAATGACTGGGTGAGACGCGCGCGGAGCAGCGTCTACCACCTCGCGTGTTTCGCGTGCGACGCTTGCAAGCGACAACTTTCTACAGGCGAAGAGTTCGCGTTAAAAGAAGGACATGTTCTTTGTAAATTACATTACATGGAGAGTTTGGAAGTTTTCCCTCCCGATAACTCCTCGCAAGATG TTGCTCTTTCTTACTGCACTCAAAGTGATGGAGGGATTGAAGACATGGTACAAG ACGCAGACAGCGAAGATTCACCTTCCAGCGGCGGAATTCTAAAATGTCATAAAACCAAACGAGTACGAACCACATTTACCGAGGAACAACTACAAATCCTTCAAGCGAACTTCAACATCGACTCTAATCCGGACGGGCAGGACCTGGAACGAATCGCACAGTTGACTGGCCTTAGTAAGAGAGTAACACAAGTTTGGTTTCAAAACTCGCGCGCGAGACAGAAAAAATACGGTACACCTTTGTTCTCTTCCAGCCCGAGAACACCAAGCGCGGCCAGCTTTTGA
- the LOC131778713 gene encoding LIM/homeobox protein Awh-like isoform X2 has product MVGRHREQAVMLMTTACEEKSTANFTREVGDQSSAHGEKCAGCKGRIMDRYLVKVSGKAWHTGCLKCCMCGLELGKEATCYTKEDKIYCKTDYARQFGTKCARCGRSIHANDWVRRARSSVYHLACFACDACKRQLSTGEEFALKEGHVLCKLHYMESLEVFPPDNSSQDDADSEDSPSSGGILKCHKTKRVRTTFTEEQLQILQANFNIDSNPDGQDLERIAQLTGLSKRVTQVWFQNSRARQKKYGTPLFSSSPRTPSAASF; this is encoded by the exons ATGGTGGGCCGACATCGAGAACAGGCGGTGATGCTG ATGACCACTGCTTGCGAGGAAAAATCTACGGCGAATTTTACTCGCGAAGTTGGAGACCAGTCTTCG GCACATGGAGAGAAGTGTGCTGGGTGCAAAGGCAGAATTATGGACCGATATCTTGTGAAGGTCAGTGGGAAGGCATGGCATACGGGCTGTCTGAAATGCTGCATGTGTGGATTAGAGCTCGGCAAGGAGGCCACTTGCTATACCAAGGAAGACAAGATTTACTGCAAAACCGATTATGCAAG GCAGTTTGGCACTAAATGTGCCCGATGCGGACGAAGTATCCACGCAAATGACTGGGTGAGACGCGCGCGGAGCAGCGTCTACCACCTCGCGTGTTTCGCGTGCGACGCTTGCAAGCGACAACTTTCTACAGGCGAAGAGTTCGCGTTAAAAGAAGGACATGTTCTTTGTAAATTACATTACATGGAGAGTTTGGAAGTTTTCCCTCCCGATAACTCCTCGCAAGATG ACGCAGACAGCGAAGATTCACCTTCCAGCGGCGGAATTCTAAAATGTCATAAAACCAAACGAGTACGAACCACATTTACCGAGGAACAACTACAAATCCTTCAAGCGAACTTCAACATCGACTCTAATCCGGACGGGCAGGACCTGGAACGAATCGCACAGTTGACTGGCCTTAGTAAGAGAGTAACACAAGTTTGGTTTCAAAACTCGCGCGCGAGACAGAAAAAATACGGTACACCTTTGTTCTCTTCCAGCCCGAGAACACCAAGCGCGGCCAGCTTTTGA
- the LOC131778812 gene encoding uncharacterized protein, whose product MSSTYANDSDRHSVNVWPEPFPEWTHAIEEWNWMWFAHIYGFASLFTLYTLYAVFSLSRFRKMANAKRKVHLLVVSCALITAGIGRALVLFWDPYTSKKSSSAIQNVVVFISWGIATACITSAFSIMLLIFLETTKISLGPPKLRNLPLLVSITLTNIVYVTVSDVVVWFYPEAKVIIFICHITFVIWGLALSFGYFIAGFRMWQNLKSTLKASNFTDPCLLRDAGKLKRLFFFMSAASVFGLGNFSISLYVSVGEFGVFAGDRFAKSWPWFSTQTILRTMEIILCGLIFVIAADNRKNYHQASPSKSNFTRNSIEPATELNSVA is encoded by the coding sequence ATGTCCTCCACATATGCGAACGATTCAGATCGCCATTCTGTAAACGTTTGGCCAGAGCCTTTTCCAGAATGGACCCACGCTATTGAAGAATGGAACTGGATGTGGTTTGCCCACATTTATGGTTTTGCCAGCCTTTTTACTCTCTACACGTTATACGctgtcttttctctttctcgGTTTCGAAAAATGGCTAATGCGAAACGGAAGGTCCATTTGTTGGTCGTGAGCTGTGCACTGATCACCGCGGGAATCGGGCGGGCTCTTGTTCTTTTCTGGGATCCTTACACCTCGAAGAAATCTTCGTCAGCGAttcaaaatgttgttgtttttatttcttgggGAATTGCAACAGCTTGTATCACCTCAGCGTTTAGTATAATGCTCTTAATCTTCTTGGAGACGACCAAAATATCTTTGGGACCACCGAAACTTCGAAACCTGCCCCTCTTGGTTTCAATCACGCTCACGAACATCGTTTACGTGACGGTCTCTGATGTTGTGGTTTGGTTTTATCCAGAAGCTAAAGTCATAATTTTTATCTGCCATATTACTTTCGTCATTTGGGGTCTCGCTCTTTCTTTTGGTTATTTCATTGCGGGTTTTCGGATGTGGCAAAATTTGAAGTCCACATTGAAAGCAAGCAACTTCACCGATCCATGCCTTCTTCGGGATGCCGGAAAACTGAAgcgtttgtttttcttcatgaGTGCAGCTTCTGTTTTTGGTTTGGGTAACTTCTCCATTTCCTTGTACGTAAGCGTTGGAGAGTTTGGTGTTTTTGCTGGCGACAGGTTCGCAAAAAGTTGGCCGTGGTTTTCCACACAAACAATTTTGAGAACAATGGAAATTATTCTTTGTGGTTTGATCTTTGTAATCGCCGCCGACAATCGAAAAAACTACCATCAGGCATCTCCCAGTAAATCCAACTTCACAAGGAACTCAATTGAGCCAGCAACTGAATTAAATAGTGTCGCTTAG